The following are encoded in a window of Mycolicibacterium tusciae JS617 genomic DNA:
- a CDS encoding TetR/AcrR family transcriptional regulator → MSELANPAARRGAQGSGEGPSRRGNRLPRDERRGQLLVAASEVFVDRGYHAAGMDEIADRAGVSKPVLYQHFSSKLELYLAVLQRHVENLVSGVRQALRTTTDNRQRLRAAVHAFFDFIEHDSQGYRLIFENDYVTEPQVAAQVKVATEACTDAVFDLISRDSGMEAHHARMIAVGLVAISVDSARYWLNNDRPITKDDAVANTVLFAWGGLSHVPLTRS, encoded by the coding sequence ATGAGCGAACTCGCCAACCCCGCGGCCAGGCGTGGCGCGCAGGGCAGCGGTGAAGGGCCGAGCCGACGCGGCAACCGGCTGCCTCGCGATGAGCGGCGCGGGCAGTTACTCGTTGCTGCGAGCGAGGTTTTCGTCGATCGCGGATATCACGCCGCAGGCATGGACGAGATCGCCGATCGGGCCGGTGTGAGCAAACCCGTTCTCTATCAACACTTCTCGTCGAAGCTGGAGCTGTACCTGGCGGTACTGCAGCGCCACGTCGAGAATCTGGTGTCCGGTGTGCGGCAGGCGCTGCGGACCACCACGGACAACCGGCAGCGGTTGCGCGCCGCGGTCCACGCGTTCTTCGACTTCATCGAGCACGACAGCCAGGGCTATCGGCTGATCTTCGAGAACGACTACGTGACCGAGCCTCAGGTCGCCGCGCAGGTCAAGGTGGCTACCGAAGCTTGCACCGACGCGGTGTTCGACCTGATCAGCCGCGATTCCGGCATGGAGGCGCACCACGCCAGGATGATCGCCGTCGGACTGGTGGCGATCAGCGTCGACTCGGCGCGGTACTGGCTCAACAATGATCGGCCGATCACCAAGGACGATGCCGTGGCAAACACGGTGCTGTTCGCCTGGGGCGGCCTGTCACACGTGCCGCTTACGCGTTCTTGA
- a CDS encoding DUF3152 domain-containing protein — translation MTYDSERRGGGVPALRNEWREPLRAQRDPLANDSGRPRSNREEHRNARKQTKVGRFVSTYGWRAYALPMLVVWTAVALYMTFAGTTETETAEPEGPVQGPPTIGVASTAIIGAPPKGLTQFDANLPTGILPDGGPFTVAGAKTWHIVPGASSQVGEGTAKVFTYTVEVEDGTDTTTFGGDEGFARMVSETLANPKSWTHNPQFAFTRIDGTAQGEPDFRISLSSPMTVREGCGYDIPLEASCYNPAYADGQPRVFINEARWVRGAVPFQGDIGSYRQYVVNHEVGHAIGYQRHEACGANGELAPIMMQQTFSTNNNDAARFDPGTINPDGKTCRFNPWPYPIA, via the coding sequence GTGACCTACGACTCGGAGCGTCGCGGGGGCGGCGTGCCTGCGCTGCGCAACGAGTGGCGTGAGCCACTGCGCGCCCAGCGCGACCCCTTGGCGAATGACTCCGGCCGGCCAAGGTCCAATCGTGAAGAGCACCGCAATGCCCGCAAGCAGACCAAGGTGGGCCGTTTCGTGTCTACCTACGGGTGGCGGGCCTACGCGCTACCCATGCTCGTCGTCTGGACGGCCGTCGCTCTTTACATGACGTTCGCCGGCACCACCGAGACCGAGACCGCCGAACCGGAGGGACCGGTGCAGGGCCCACCCACGATCGGCGTGGCCAGCACCGCGATCATCGGCGCCCCGCCAAAGGGACTGACCCAGTTCGACGCGAATCTGCCGACCGGGATCCTGCCTGACGGCGGTCCGTTCACCGTGGCCGGCGCCAAGACGTGGCACATCGTTCCGGGCGCGTCGTCCCAGGTTGGTGAGGGCACGGCCAAAGTGTTCACCTACACCGTCGAGGTCGAAGACGGTACCGACACCACAACATTCGGCGGTGACGAAGGGTTCGCCCGGATGGTGAGCGAGACGCTGGCGAACCCGAAGAGCTGGACCCACAACCCGCAATTCGCCTTCACCCGCATCGACGGAACGGCTCAAGGTGAACCGGATTTCCGGATCTCGCTCAGCTCGCCGATGACCGTGCGCGAGGGGTGCGGCTACGACATCCCGCTCGAGGCGTCGTGCTACAACCCGGCGTACGCCGACGGGCAGCCGCGCGTGTTCATCAACGAGGCGCGCTGGGTGCGCGGAGCGGTTCCCTTCCAGGGCGACATCGGTTCATATCGGCAGTATGTGGTCAACCATGAAGTCGGCCACGCGATCGGCTATCAGCGGCACGAGGCGTGCGGCGCCAACGGCGAGCTGGCGCCGATCATGATGCAGCAGACGTTCTCCACCAACAACAACGATGCCGCCCGCTTCGACCCTGGCACGATCAATCCGGACGGCAAGACCTGTCGATTCAACCCCTGGCCGTACCCGATCGCCTGA
- a CDS encoding DUF3107 domain-containing protein, producing MEVKIGVTDSPRELVFNSAQTPTEVEKLITDALGKDSGVLSLTDEKGRRFLVQTSKITYVEIGAADVRRVGFGVVGAEAVKNA from the coding sequence GTGGAGGTCAAGATCGGTGTCACGGACAGCCCGCGCGAGCTCGTCTTCAATAGCGCGCAGACGCCTACCGAGGTGGAGAAGCTGATCACTGACGCGCTGGGCAAGGATTCGGGCGTGTTGAGCCTGACCGACGAGAAGGGCCGGCGCTTCCTGGTCCAGACGTCGAAGATCACTTATGTCGAGATCGGTGCCGCCGACGTGCGGCGCGTCGGTTTCGGTGTGGTCGGCGCCGAGGCCGTCAAGAACGCGTAA
- the moeZ gene encoding adenylyltransferase/sulfurtransferase MoeZ, with amino-acid sequence MTTALPPLVEPAAELTREEVQRYSRHLIIPDLGLDGQKRLKNAKVLVIGAGGLGSPTLLYLAAAGVGTIGIVEFDVVDESNLQRQIIHGQSDIGRPKAESARDSVLEVNPLVEVRLHEFRLEPENAVELFEQYDLILDGTDNFATRYLVNDAAVLAGKPYVWGSIYRFEGQVSVFWEDAPDGLGLNYRDLYPEPPPPGMVPSCAEGGVLGILCASIASVMGTEAIKLITGIGEPLLGRLMVYDALDMTYRTIKIRKDPSTPKITELIDYEEFCGVLSDEATQAAADSTITPRELRELIDAGKPVALIDVREPVEWDINRIEGAQLIPKGAFESGEALANLQVDRTPVFYCKTGVRSAEVLAIVKKAGFSDALHVQGGIVAWGNQLEPDMVMY; translated from the coding sequence GTGACCACAGCGTTGCCGCCGCTGGTAGAACCGGCGGCAGAACTGACGCGCGAAGAGGTACAGCGCTACAGCCGTCACCTCATCATCCCTGACCTGGGTCTAGACGGGCAGAAGCGGCTCAAGAACGCCAAGGTGCTTGTCATCGGCGCGGGCGGGCTGGGTTCGCCGACCCTGCTGTACCTGGCCGCCGCCGGGGTAGGAACCATCGGGATCGTCGAGTTCGACGTGGTCGACGAATCGAACCTGCAGCGTCAGATCATCCACGGTCAGTCCGACATCGGCCGGCCGAAGGCCGAGAGCGCACGAGACTCCGTTTTGGAGGTCAATCCGCTGGTGGAGGTGCGGCTGCATGAGTTCAGGCTGGAACCTGAGAACGCCGTCGAGCTCTTCGAGCAGTACGACCTGATCCTGGATGGCACCGATAATTTCGCGACCCGGTACCTGGTCAACGACGCGGCAGTGCTGGCGGGCAAGCCGTATGTGTGGGGCTCGATCTACCGCTTCGAGGGTCAGGTTTCGGTGTTCTGGGAGGACGCGCCCGACGGTCTGGGCCTGAACTACCGGGATCTGTATCCCGAGCCGCCGCCGCCGGGCATGGTTCCGTCCTGCGCCGAGGGCGGCGTCCTCGGCATTCTGTGCGCCTCCATCGCGTCGGTGATGGGTACCGAGGCCATCAAGCTGATCACCGGCATCGGTGAGCCCCTGCTGGGCCGGCTGATGGTTTACGACGCACTCGACATGACGTACCGCACGATCAAGATCCGCAAGGATCCGTCGACGCCGAAGATCACCGAGCTCATCGACTATGAGGAGTTCTGTGGCGTCTTATCGGACGAGGCCACCCAAGCGGCCGCCGACTCGACGATCACCCCTCGTGAACTGCGCGAGCTGATAGATGCCGGCAAGCCGGTTGCCCTGATCGACGTGCGCGAACCCGTCGAATGGGACATCAACCGCATCGAGGGTGCGCAGCTGATACCCAAGGGCGCGTTCGAATCAGGGGAGGCGCTGGCCAATCTGCAGGTCGACCGCACCCCGGTGTTCTACTGCAAGACCGGCGTGCGCTCCGCTGAGGTACTGGCCATCGTGAAGAAGGCCGGTTTCTCCGACGCGCTACATGTGCAAGGCGGCATCGTCGCCTGGGGAAATCAACTTGAACCCGACATGGTGATGTACTAA
- a CDS encoding alpha/beta fold hydrolase — protein sequence MTDLHVHRYGPPGAIQVLAIHGLTGHGQRWQTLATRHLTEFAVAAPDLLGHGRSSWAAPWTIDAYVAALAALLDAPTVVVGHSFGGAVALKLAAAHPDLVSALVLLDPAVGLDGGWMRDVADDMLASPDYTDRAEARDEKAYGSWGDVDAGELDRELDEHLVDLPNGRAGWRISIPAMMSYWSELARPIALPPSTIPTTVVRAARTDPPYVTDELLAAVGTARDFELMDFDSDHMVAQTLPAETAAVIRKALGR from the coding sequence ATGACCGATCTGCACGTCCACCGCTACGGGCCGCCGGGTGCGATACAGGTGCTGGCCATCCACGGGCTCACCGGCCACGGGCAGCGGTGGCAGACCCTGGCCACCCGGCACCTGACCGAATTCGCGGTCGCCGCACCGGACCTGCTCGGCCATGGACGTTCGTCGTGGGCTGCGCCGTGGACGATCGATGCCTATGTCGCGGCGCTGGCGGCGTTGCTCGATGCTCCCACGGTGGTCGTCGGGCATTCGTTCGGCGGCGCAGTGGCTTTGAAACTCGCCGCGGCCCATCCGGACCTGGTGTCCGCACTGGTGTTGCTCGACCCAGCCGTTGGCCTGGACGGCGGATGGATGCGCGACGTCGCCGACGACATGCTGGCCTCGCCGGACTACACCGACCGCGCCGAGGCGCGCGACGAGAAGGCGTATGGCTCATGGGGCGACGTGGACGCCGGCGAACTGGACCGCGAACTCGACGAGCACCTCGTCGATCTACCCAACGGCCGTGCCGGTTGGCGAATCAGCATCCCTGCGATGATGTCCTACTGGAGCGAGCTGGCCCGTCCAATCGCATTACCGCCCAGCACAATCCCCACCACAGTGGTCCGGGCTGCCAGGACCGACCCGCCGTATGTCACCGATGAGCTGCTGGCCGCCGTCGGGACCGCACGCGACTTCGAACTGATGGATTTCGACTCTGACCACATGGTCGCCCAAACGCTGCCAGCCGAGACGGCGGCGGTGATCCGCAAGGCGCTCGGTAGATGA
- a CDS encoding ferritin-like fold-containing protein, with protein sequence MTASVSSGVSADHPGVNELFALLAYGEVAAFYRLTDEARMAPNLRGRINMASMAAAEMSHYEVLRDSLERRGVDVVPAMTRYASALENYHRLTTPSTWLEALVKTYVGDALAADFYLEIATSLPDEVADVVRAVLSETGHSQFVVAEVQAAVTASEKQRHRLALWSRRLLGEAITQAQYVLADHDELVDLVMTSGEGLVQMTEFFDRLQRTHMSRMQELGLA encoded by the coding sequence ATGACCGCCTCGGTCAGCTCGGGTGTGTCGGCCGATCATCCCGGTGTCAACGAGCTGTTCGCGCTGCTGGCATACGGCGAGGTGGCGGCGTTCTATCGGTTGACCGACGAAGCGCGAATGGCGCCCAACCTGCGTGGCCGCATCAACATGGCGAGCATGGCCGCAGCGGAGATGAGCCACTACGAGGTGTTGCGCGACTCACTTGAGCGCAGGGGCGTCGACGTGGTGCCTGCGATGACGAGATACGCCTCGGCGCTGGAGAACTACCACCGGCTTACCACCCCGAGCACGTGGCTGGAGGCGCTCGTCAAGACGTATGTCGGCGATGCGCTGGCCGCCGATTTCTACCTAGAGATCGCGACGTCGTTACCCGACGAGGTCGCCGACGTCGTGCGCGCGGTGCTTTCGGAGACCGGTCATTCGCAATTCGTCGTCGCGGAGGTCCAGGCCGCCGTGACGGCGAGTGAGAAACAACGTCACCGGCTGGCCCTGTGGTCGCGGCGGCTGCTCGGCGAAGCGATCACGCAGGCGCAGTACGTGCTGGCCGATCACGACGAACTCGTCGACCTGGTCATGACGAGCGGCGAGGGTCTGGTCCAGATGACCGAGTTCTTCGACCGTCTCCAGCGCACGCACATGTCGCGCATGCAGGAGTTGGGCCTGGCCTGA
- a CDS encoding MGMT family protein has translation MTAVTDEQVERVRTLVASIPPGRVSTYGDIADAASLSSPRIVGWIMRTDSSDLPWHRVIRASGRPAPHLTTRQLALLRAEGVLAEDGRIPLRDVRHTF, from the coding sequence ATGACGGCCGTCACCGACGAACAGGTCGAAAGAGTACGTACCCTCGTCGCCTCCATTCCGCCGGGACGCGTCTCGACATACGGGGACATCGCCGATGCCGCCAGCCTTTCCAGCCCCCGCATCGTCGGCTGGATCATGCGCACCGATTCGTCGGATCTACCGTGGCACCGGGTCATTCGCGCGTCGGGCCGTCCGGCGCCGCACCTGACCACGCGACAGCTCGCGTTGTTGCGGGCCGAAGGCGTGCTCGCCGAGGACGGCCGCATCCCCCTGCGCGACGTGCGCCACACATTCTGA
- a CDS encoding TIGR02569 family protein — MSVELPPDHVLAGFGLTGVKPEPLGLSWEGGWRCGEVVLSMVADHARAAWSAKVRETLFVDGVRLARPVRSTDGRYVVAGWRADTFVAGTPEPRHDEVVSAAVRLHEATAKLERPRFLTQPPVAPWSDVDVFIAADRAAWEERPLHSLPQGARVSPGSADGQRSVELIGQLASLRRPTKSPSQLVHGDLYGTVLFAGTAAPGITDITPYWRPASWAAGVVVVDSLSWGEADDGLIERWNPLPEWPQMLLRALIFRLAVHALHPRSTAAAFPGLARTAALVRLVL; from the coding sequence ATGAGTGTCGAGCTGCCGCCTGATCATGTGCTGGCGGGGTTCGGATTGACCGGCGTCAAACCGGAACCGCTCGGCTTGAGCTGGGAGGGCGGCTGGCGCTGCGGCGAAGTCGTGCTGTCGATGGTCGCCGATCATGCGCGCGCGGCGTGGTCGGCGAAGGTGCGCGAGACGCTTTTCGTCGACGGTGTGCGGTTGGCCCGGCCGGTGCGGTCGACCGACGGCCGCTATGTGGTGGCGGGCTGGCGGGCCGACACCTTCGTCGCGGGCACCCCGGAGCCGCGTCATGACGAGGTGGTGTCGGCCGCCGTGCGACTGCATGAGGCGACGGCCAAACTCGAGCGTCCGCGGTTTTTGACCCAGCCGCCGGTTGCGCCGTGGTCCGATGTCGACGTGTTCATCGCGGCCGACCGGGCGGCGTGGGAGGAACGTCCGCTGCACTCGCTGCCGCAGGGGGCGCGGGTGTCTCCCGGCTCGGCGGACGGGCAGCGGTCCGTTGAGCTGATCGGTCAGCTCGCCTCCCTACGTAGGCCGACCAAGAGCCCGAGCCAGCTGGTGCACGGAGATCTCTACGGCACAGTGCTGTTCGCAGGTACGGCCGCCCCGGGTATCACCGACATCACGCCGTACTGGCGGCCTGCCTCGTGGGCGGCCGGGGTGGTCGTTGTTGATTCGTTGTCATGGGGTGAGGCCGACGACGGGCTCATCGAGCGATGGAACCCATTGCCGGAGTGGCCGCAGATGCTGTTGCGCGCGTTGATATTCCGACTCGCGGTGCACGCGCTTCATCCACGGTCGACGGCCGCGGCCTTCCCGGGGCTGGCGCGCACGGCCGCGCTGGTGCGCCTGGTTCTCTAG
- a CDS encoding ATP-dependent helicase: MSAPHTDLTPKALTEPGMRGVVRVLGGAGTGKSTLLIQTAAAHIAAGTDPESVLLLTGSARLGTQTRAAITSALLESGTRAVVREPLVRTVHSYAFAVLRLAAQRKGDPPPRLITGAEQDGIIRELLAGDLEDGDRSAVAWPAPLRPALSTVGFATELRDLLARCAERGVDPVELQRIGRRAGRPEWLAAGRFAQAYEQIMLLRSAVGMAAPQATVPALGAAELVGAALEALATDGDLLAAERARIKLLLVDDAQHLDPQAARLVRVLSAGAGLTVLAGDLNQSVFGYRGADPVLLRGDEPVLVLTESRRCAPAVARAITGVAQRLPGADGARRLDGSGVQRGSVTVRIAASPHAESALIADALRRAHLVDGVPWSQMAVIVRSVPRLGSALAHTLATAGVPVDLPTPSAPLAERPAVRALLAVLEATAGELDGTQALSLLTGPIGRVDPVSLRQLRRALRRADGNQPPRELGDLLIDALRREPRGLSPDQARPLKRVRAVLAAARRTAADGGDPRYTLWQAWHRSGLQRRWLAASERGGSAGAQADRDLDAVTALFDVAEQYVNRTTGASLRGLLDHVAALGLPSASRDDHPCSEAVRVLSAHAALGGEWEFVVIAGLQEGLWPNVIPRGGVLGTQRLVDLLDGVVTENDRGVSTRAPLLAEERRLLIAAMGRARSRLLVSAVDSDSGDESMLPSSFCYELTSLATDPDPEPAAPVRAPRMLAPTALVGRLRAVVCAPRDDVEDSVRACAATQLARLAQGGVPGADPGQWYASTPLSTDEPLWGGDDHNVTLSPSTLQMLTDCPLRWLLERHGGSDARDVRSAIGSLLHALVADPGKTENQMLNELEKVWEKLPFDARWHSDNELDRHRTMLATFAEWRAQSRNELTEVGTEIEVAGEVCPSDDGPGVRVRGRLDRLERDSEGRLVVVDVKTGKSPVTKDEAQRHAQLAMYQLAIAEGLMPQGEQPGGGLLVYLGKTSGGGAVEREQDALTPELHAAWREKVQGAAAATQGPQFVARINDGCAHCPVRRMCPAQLRAGGQQ; the protein is encoded by the coding sequence ATGTCCGCACCGCACACCGATCTGACGCCGAAGGCGCTCACCGAACCTGGAATGCGTGGCGTGGTGCGAGTCCTCGGGGGTGCGGGCACGGGTAAGAGCACCCTGCTGATCCAAACCGCTGCCGCGCACATCGCCGCGGGGACCGATCCGGAATCGGTTCTGCTGCTGACGGGTTCGGCCCGGCTCGGCACGCAGACGCGCGCCGCCATCACGTCGGCACTGCTCGAGTCGGGCACCCGCGCGGTTGTCCGCGAGCCGTTGGTCCGCACGGTGCACTCGTATGCATTCGCCGTGCTGCGTCTCGCCGCGCAGCGCAAGGGTGATCCGCCGCCGCGGTTGATCACCGGGGCCGAGCAGGACGGCATCATTCGCGAGCTTCTCGCCGGGGACCTCGAAGACGGTGACCGGTCCGCCGTGGCATGGCCTGCGCCGCTGCGGCCCGCGCTGAGCACTGTGGGGTTCGCCACCGAACTGCGGGACCTGTTGGCACGGTGTGCCGAACGCGGTGTGGATCCTGTGGAGCTCCAACGCATCGGACGGCGTGCGGGCCGACCCGAGTGGCTGGCAGCCGGGCGGTTCGCCCAGGCCTACGAACAGATCATGCTGCTGCGTTCCGCGGTCGGAATGGCGGCGCCGCAGGCCACGGTGCCCGCACTGGGCGCCGCCGAACTGGTCGGCGCTGCGTTGGAAGCGTTGGCAACAGACGGCGACCTGCTCGCGGCCGAACGCGCACGAATCAAATTGCTTCTGGTCGACGATGCCCAACATCTGGATCCACAAGCCGCCCGCCTTGTCCGTGTGTTGTCTGCCGGTGCAGGGCTCACGGTCCTCGCAGGGGACCTGAACCAGTCGGTATTCGGTTACCGCGGAGCCGATCCGGTGCTGTTGCGCGGCGACGAGCCGGTGCTTGTCCTTACCGAGTCACGCCGCTGCGCTCCCGCTGTTGCCCGCGCCATCACCGGAGTCGCTCAACGGCTGCCGGGTGCTGATGGGGCACGCCGGCTTGACGGCTCGGGCGTGCAGCGCGGCTCGGTCACGGTGCGCATCGCCGCTTCGCCACACGCAGAGTCCGCGTTGATCGCGGATGCGTTGCGTCGCGCGCATCTGGTTGACGGCGTGCCGTGGTCTCAGATGGCGGTGATCGTGCGGTCGGTGCCGCGGCTGGGGTCTGCCCTCGCGCACACCCTGGCCACCGCGGGCGTGCCCGTGGACCTGCCGACGCCAAGTGCGCCACTGGCCGAGAGGCCCGCAGTGCGGGCCCTGCTGGCGGTTCTCGAAGCTACAGCTGGCGAACTCGACGGTACGCAGGCGCTCTCACTGCTGACCGGGCCCATCGGCCGGGTCGACCCGGTGTCGCTGCGACAACTGCGGCGGGCGCTGCGACGCGCCGACGGCAACCAACCGCCCCGCGAGCTCGGCGACCTGCTGATCGACGCGCTGAGGCGAGAACCACGGGGGCTTTCACCCGATCAGGCGCGCCCGCTCAAGCGCGTCCGTGCCGTGCTGGCCGCCGCACGGCGCACCGCCGCCGACGGCGGCGATCCGCGATACACATTGTGGCAAGCGTGGCACCGGTCCGGCCTACAGCGGCGCTGGCTCGCGGCCTCCGAACGCGGCGGCAGCGCAGGTGCGCAGGCCGACCGTGACCTCGACGCGGTCACCGCGCTTTTCGATGTCGCCGAGCAGTACGTCAACCGCACCACAGGAGCGTCGCTGCGCGGTCTCCTCGATCACGTCGCCGCACTTGGCCTGCCCTCGGCGTCCCGCGATGACCATCCGTGCTCCGAGGCGGTGCGGGTGCTCAGCGCACACGCGGCGCTCGGCGGTGAATGGGAGTTCGTCGTGATAGCAGGCCTTCAGGAAGGTCTGTGGCCCAACGTGATTCCGCGTGGAGGTGTGCTCGGTACTCAGCGGCTGGTCGACCTGCTGGACGGCGTTGTCACTGAAAACGACAGGGGAGTGTCGACGCGGGCACCGCTGCTCGCCGAGGAGCGCAGGCTGCTCATCGCGGCGATGGGCCGCGCCCGCAGTCGGCTACTGGTGAGCGCGGTCGACAGCGACTCCGGAGACGAGTCGATGTTGCCGTCATCGTTCTGCTACGAATTGACCTCGCTGGCCACCGACCCCGACCCTGAGCCCGCGGCTCCGGTGCGCGCGCCGCGGATGCTGGCTCCGACAGCCCTGGTCGGGCGTCTGCGTGCGGTGGTCTGCGCCCCGCGCGACGACGTCGAAGACAGCGTGCGTGCCTGCGCGGCAACGCAACTGGCGCGTTTGGCGCAGGGGGGGGTACCGGGTGCGGACCCCGGACAGTGGTATGCCTCGACGCCGCTGTCCACCGACGAACCGCTGTGGGGCGGTGACGACCATAACGTGACGCTGTCACCGTCGACGCTGCAGATGCTGACGGATTGCCCGCTGCGCTGGCTGCTCGAACGTCACGGCGGCAGCGACGCACGCGACGTGCGGTCGGCGATCGGCTCGCTGTTGCACGCCTTGGTCGCCGATCCGGGCAAGACCGAGAACCAGATGCTCAACGAGCTCGAAAAGGTCTGGGAGAAACTCCCGTTCGATGCCCGGTGGCATTCGGACAACGAGCTGGACCGGCACCGGACCATGTTGGCGACTTTCGCGGAGTGGCGCGCGCAGAGCCGCAACGAGCTCACCGAGGTGGGCACCGAGATCGAGGTCGCAGGTGAGGTCTGCCCCAGCGACGACGGCCCTGGGGTTCGCGTCCGCGGTCGCCTGGACCGGCTGGAACGCGACAGCGAAGGACGGTTGGTGGTTGTCGATGTCAAGACCGGTAAGAGCCCAGTCACCAAGGACGAAGCTCAGCGACATGCCCAGCTCGCCATGTACCAGTTGGCCATTGCCGAAGGGCTGA